A genomic window from Micromonospora ferruginea includes:
- a CDS encoding PAC2 family protein — protein sequence MTEFDGLPVLRSPVAIAAFEGWNDAADASTAAVEHLEQVWQSRQVTELDPEDFYDFQVSRPTITMADGETRRVEWPTTRFMVASPEGTERDVVLIRGIEPSMRWRTFCEQVLEICHSLEVERVVLLGALLADVPYTRPLPISGSASDADAAKRYQLTPTRYDGPTGIVGVLHDACTRAEVDAVSFWVHVPHYANNPPCPKATLALLHRVEEVLDLPVPMADLAEEAAEWEQRVRSAAEQDAELGEYVRELEERVGDAGITPLTGDEIAQEFEKYLRRRGGSAGPTAGSW from the coding sequence GTGACCGAGTTCGACGGGCTGCCGGTACTGCGCTCGCCGGTCGCCATCGCGGCCTTCGAGGGCTGGAACGACGCCGCGGACGCCTCCACCGCCGCCGTGGAGCATCTGGAGCAGGTCTGGCAGTCCCGGCAGGTGACCGAGCTGGACCCGGAGGACTTCTACGACTTCCAGGTGAGCCGGCCGACCATCACCATGGCCGACGGGGAGACCCGCCGGGTCGAGTGGCCCACGACCCGGTTCATGGTGGCCAGCCCGGAGGGCACCGAGCGGGACGTGGTGCTGATCCGGGGCATCGAGCCGAGCATGCGTTGGCGCACCTTCTGCGAGCAGGTGCTGGAGATCTGCCACAGCCTGGAGGTCGAGCGGGTGGTGCTGCTCGGCGCGTTGCTGGCCGACGTGCCCTACACCCGCCCGCTGCCGATCAGCGGCAGCGCGTCGGACGCCGACGCGGCCAAGCGCTACCAGCTCACCCCGACCCGCTACGACGGCCCGACCGGCATCGTCGGGGTGCTGCACGACGCGTGCACGCGGGCCGAGGTGGACGCGGTGTCGTTCTGGGTGCACGTGCCGCACTACGCCAACAACCCGCCCTGCCCCAAGGCCACCCTGGCGCTGCTGCACCGGGTCGAGGAGGTGCTCGACCTGCCGGTGCCGATGGCCGACCTGGCCGAGGAGGCCGCCGAGTGGGAGCAGCGGGTGCGCAGCGCCGCCGAGCAGGACGCCGAGCTCGGTGAATACGTTCGTGAGCTGGAGGAACGCGTCGGCGACGCGGGCATCACCCCGTTGACCGGGGACGAGATCGCCCAGGAGTTCGAGAAGTACCTGCGCCGGCGGGGCGGTTCCGCCGGGCCGACCGCCGGCTCCTGGTAG
- a CDS encoding GntR family transcriptional regulator, whose protein sequence is MQINPGAAEFPHRQIAAQLKAQVRRGDWGPGERLPSIPAIAEMFGVAKQTVQRAVDQLRVEGILITKPGSGTYVRGTRRRLNRLSRGRYGGFRGYHTDLAARYRQQLVSVGRAAAPAEVADALGVPDGTELLCRRHLVRTDDSPVEVGASWFLPADTAGTSLERAEAFGRPLYQEAEEATGRRYTTATDTISARQPSREEAEILQIRPDTPVLHLLHVAYDERHKPIEVAQATWPGPMTTLTEEYKIPAPSPDPDPDPGLVLG, encoded by the coding sequence ATGCAGATCAACCCGGGCGCGGCCGAATTCCCGCACCGGCAGATCGCCGCGCAGCTCAAGGCCCAGGTGCGCCGCGGCGACTGGGGCCCCGGCGAGCGACTGCCGTCCATCCCGGCCATCGCCGAGATGTTCGGCGTCGCCAAGCAGACCGTGCAACGCGCCGTCGACCAGCTTCGGGTCGAGGGCATCCTGATCACCAAACCCGGCTCCGGTACGTACGTCCGAGGCACCCGCCGCCGACTCAACCGCCTCTCCCGCGGCCGGTACGGCGGCTTCCGCGGCTACCACACCGACCTGGCCGCCCGGTACCGCCAGCAGCTCGTCTCGGTCGGCCGCGCCGCCGCCCCGGCCGAGGTGGCCGACGCGCTCGGCGTTCCCGACGGCACCGAGCTGCTCTGCCGGCGGCACCTGGTCCGCACCGACGACTCCCCGGTCGAGGTCGGCGCCTCCTGGTTCCTGCCCGCCGACACCGCCGGCACCTCCCTCGAACGGGCCGAGGCGTTCGGCCGGCCGCTCTACCAGGAGGCCGAGGAGGCCACCGGCCGGCGGTACACCACCGCGACGGACACCATCAGCGCCCGCCAGCCCAGCCGGGAGGAGGCGGAGATCCTGCAGATCCGCCCGGACACCCCGGTGCTGCACCTGCTGCACGTCGCCTACGACGAGCGGCACAAGCCGATCGAGGTCGCCCAGGCCACCTGGCCCGGCCCGATGACCACCCTCACCGAGGAGTACAAGATCCCCGCCCCGTCGCCCGACCCGGACCCCGATCCCGGGCTCGTCCTGGGCTGA
- the mshC gene encoding cysteine--1-D-myo-inosityl 2-amino-2-deoxy-alpha-D-glucopyranoside ligase — protein MESWAGHEVPRLPGEGVPLRLYDSARQGPHPSRPDGVASMYVCGITPYDATHLGHAATMITFDLVQRMWRDAGLTVRYVQNVTDIDDPLLERAERDGEDWKVLAMRETALFREDMEALRMIPPAHYVGAVESIPDIADKVLVLLKDGAAYRLDDGTGDVYFDVSAAPAFGYESNLSRAEMLEIFPERGGDPDRAGKRDPLDPLLWRGAREGEPSWPGGELGPGRPGWHIECTVIALNLLGDRISVQGGGNDLIFPHHECSAAHAERLTGETPFADHYVHAGMIGLDGEKMSKSKGNLVFVSRLRADRVDPMAVRLALLAGHYRSDRSWTDELLAEALERVDRWRRAAAAPAGPSGEALLAGVRDRLADDLDTPGALAVADAWAERTLAGDASDASDAGAPALFADTLDALLGVRL, from the coding sequence ATGGAGTCTTGGGCGGGACACGAGGTGCCACGGCTGCCGGGCGAGGGCGTGCCACTGAGGTTGTACGACTCGGCGCGGCAGGGCCCGCACCCGTCCCGGCCCGACGGCGTCGCCTCGATGTACGTCTGCGGCATCACCCCGTACGACGCCACCCACCTCGGGCACGCGGCCACCATGATCACTTTCGACCTGGTGCAGCGGATGTGGCGCGACGCCGGCCTGACCGTGCGTTACGTGCAGAACGTCACCGACATCGACGACCCGCTGCTGGAGCGCGCCGAGCGCGACGGCGAGGACTGGAAGGTCCTGGCCATGCGGGAGACCGCGCTGTTCCGCGAGGACATGGAGGCGCTGCGGATGATCCCGCCGGCGCACTACGTCGGCGCGGTCGAGTCGATCCCGGACATCGCCGACAAGGTGCTCGTGCTGCTCAAGGACGGTGCGGCGTACCGGCTCGACGACGGCACCGGCGACGTCTACTTCGACGTCTCCGCCGCGCCCGCGTTCGGCTACGAGTCCAACCTGTCCCGCGCCGAGATGCTGGAGATCTTCCCGGAGCGCGGCGGCGACCCGGACCGCGCCGGCAAGCGGGACCCGCTCGACCCGCTGCTGTGGCGCGGCGCCCGCGAGGGCGAGCCGTCCTGGCCCGGCGGCGAGCTGGGTCCGGGCCGCCCCGGCTGGCACATCGAGTGCACGGTCATCGCGTTGAACCTGCTCGGCGACCGGATCTCCGTGCAGGGCGGCGGCAACGACCTGATCTTCCCGCACCACGAGTGCTCCGCGGCGCACGCCGAGCGGCTGACCGGCGAGACACCGTTCGCCGACCACTACGTGCACGCCGGCATGATCGGCCTGGACGGCGAGAAGATGTCCAAGTCCAAGGGCAACCTGGTCTTCGTCTCCCGGCTGCGGGCCGACCGGGTCGACCCGATGGCGGTGCGGCTGGCGTTGCTCGCCGGCCACTACCGCAGCGACCGGTCCTGGACCGACGAGCTGCTCGCCGAGGCGCTGGAGCGGGTGGACCGCTGGCGGCGGGCCGCCGCCGCGCCGGCCGGCCCGTCGGGCGAGGCGTTGCTGGCCGGGGTACGCGACCGGCTCGCCGACGACCTGGACACGCCCGGCGCGCTGGCGGTGGCCGACGCCTGGGCCGAGCGCACCCTGGCCGGCGACGCCTCCGACGCCTCCGACGCCGGCGCGCCCGCGCTCTTCGCCGACACCCTGGACGCCCTCCTCGGCGTCCGGCTGTAA
- a CDS encoding SCO1664 family protein, whose protein sequence is MTSSELQPRQDGAEALRLLADGELTLEGRLVDASNATLRAVIALGEVSAHCVYKPVRGERPLWDFPDGTLAGREVAAYLVSQASGWDLVPPTVLRDGPFGPGSCQLWIDEPADAEPLVGFVPAEAAPPRWFPVAAARDDDGAAYALAHADDPRLARLAVLDAVINNADRKGGHVLVGADDRIYGVDHGVSFHVEEKLRTVLWGWAGRRLPPDAVEMLDGLAARLDGALGEELAEHLTLSEVRAVAARVDRLRDTGRFPLPPEEWPAMPWPPM, encoded by the coding sequence GTGACCTCGTCGGAACTGCAGCCCCGACAGGACGGCGCCGAGGCGCTGCGGTTGCTCGCCGACGGTGAGCTCACCCTGGAGGGGCGGCTGGTCGACGCCTCCAACGCGACGTTGCGCGCCGTCATCGCCCTCGGCGAGGTGAGCGCGCACTGTGTCTACAAGCCGGTGCGCGGTGAGCGCCCGCTCTGGGACTTCCCGGACGGCACGCTGGCCGGTCGGGAGGTCGCCGCCTACCTGGTCTCCCAGGCCAGCGGGTGGGACCTGGTGCCGCCCACCGTGCTGCGCGACGGCCCGTTCGGCCCCGGCTCCTGCCAGCTCTGGATCGACGAGCCGGCCGACGCCGAGCCGCTGGTCGGCTTCGTGCCCGCCGAGGCGGCGCCGCCGCGCTGGTTTCCGGTCGCCGCGGCGCGCGACGACGACGGTGCGGCGTACGCGCTGGCGCACGCCGACGACCCGCGGCTGGCCCGGCTGGCCGTCCTCGACGCGGTGATCAACAATGCCGACCGCAAGGGCGGGCACGTGCTCGTCGGCGCGGACGACCGCATATACGGGGTGGACCACGGGGTCAGCTTCCACGTGGAGGAGAAGCTGCGCACGGTGCTCTGGGGCTGGGCCGGTCGCCGGCTCCCACCGGACGCGGTCGAGATGCTCGACGGGCTGGCCGCCCGCCTCGACGGCGCGCTCGGCGAGGAACTGGCCGAGCACCTCACCCTCAGTGAGGTCAGGGCGGTGGCGGCCCGGGTGGACCGGCTGCGCGACACCGGCCGGTTCCCGCTGCCCCCGGAGGAGTGGCCGGCGATGCCCTGGCCACCCATGTGA
- a CDS encoding DUF3090 domain-containing protein, which translates to MTHQVHAFEPPERFVAGTVGPPGERTFFLQARGGGRLVSVALEKVQVSLLAEKLEELLTEAQRRFGVKLPESAPIALGDNEPLDTPVDEEFRVGTLGLAFDVDTATVVIEAIAVGEAEVEVELGDADDDEVEIDEEPDEPDDDLDRLRVRLTPEATREFIERAKRVVNAGRPPCPLCGQPLDPAGHLCPRHNGYHR; encoded by the coding sequence ATGACGCACCAGGTGCACGCGTTCGAGCCGCCGGAGCGGTTCGTCGCCGGAACGGTCGGCCCGCCGGGGGAGCGCACGTTCTTCCTCCAGGCGCGTGGCGGCGGCCGGCTGGTCAGCGTCGCGCTGGAGAAGGTCCAGGTGTCGCTGCTCGCCGAGAAGCTGGAGGAGTTGCTCACCGAGGCGCAACGCCGGTTCGGGGTGAAGCTGCCGGAGTCGGCGCCGATCGCGCTGGGCGACAACGAGCCGCTGGACACCCCGGTCGACGAGGAGTTCCGGGTCGGCACGCTGGGCCTGGCCTTCGACGTGGACACCGCGACCGTGGTGATCGAGGCGATCGCCGTCGGCGAGGCGGAGGTCGAGGTCGAGCTGGGTGACGCGGACGACGACGAGGTGGAGATCGACGAGGAGCCGGACGAGCCGGACGACGACCTCGACCGGCTCCGGGTGCGGCTGACCCCGGAGGCGACCCGCGAGTTCATCGAGCGCGCCAAGCGGGTGGTCAACGCCGGCCGGCCGCCCTGCCCGCTCTGCGGCCAGCCGCTCGACCCGGCCGGCCACCTCTGCCCCCGGCACAACGGCTATCACCGGTGA
- a CDS encoding MSMEG_4193 family putative phosphomutase — translation MVGVATLLLLRHGRTTANADGGLAGRQPVELDDTGRAQATAVGGRLAGLPLAAVVTSPLIRCRQTLELALPQAEPVVEDGLIECGYGAWEGQALKKLAKEPLWPVVQQHPSAAAFPEGESMAAMSARAVAAVRAWDARVTAEHGPEAVWLACSHGDVIKAIVADALGVHLDLFQRIVADPASVTAIRYTPLRPFLVRLNDTGGDLSALVPPPRKRRRRAPRATESDAAVGGGAGAGRS, via the coding sequence GTGGTGGGCGTGGCGACCCTTCTGCTTCTGCGACACGGCCGGACCACCGCGAACGCCGACGGTGGGCTGGCCGGGCGGCAACCGGTCGAGTTGGACGACACGGGACGGGCCCAGGCCACGGCGGTCGGCGGTCGGCTGGCCGGGCTGCCGCTCGCGGCGGTGGTGACCAGCCCGCTGATCCGCTGCCGGCAGACGTTGGAGCTGGCGTTGCCGCAGGCCGAGCCGGTGGTCGAGGACGGGCTGATCGAGTGCGGCTACGGCGCCTGGGAGGGGCAGGCGCTGAAGAAGCTGGCGAAGGAGCCGCTCTGGCCGGTCGTCCAGCAGCACCCCAGCGCCGCCGCCTTCCCGGAGGGGGAGTCGATGGCGGCGATGTCCGCGCGGGCGGTCGCCGCGGTGCGGGCGTGGGACGCGCGGGTCACCGCCGAACACGGGCCCGAGGCGGTCTGGCTGGCGTGCAGCCACGGCGACGTGATCAAGGCGATCGTGGCTGACGCGCTCGGCGTACACCTGGATCTCTTCCAGCGGATCGTGGCCGACCCGGCGTCGGTGACGGCGATCCGCTACACGCCGCTGCGGCCGTTCCTGGTCCGGCTCAACGACACCGGCGGCGACCTGTCGGCGCTGGTCCCGCCGCCGCGCAAGCGGCGACGGCGGGCGCCGCGCGCCACCGAGTCGGACGCGGCGGTCGGCGGTGGCGCGGGGGCGGGGAGGTCGTGA
- a CDS encoding undecaprenyl-diphosphate phosphatase, translating to MTWVEAIVLGVVQGLTEFLPVSSSGHLRITSAIFFGRDAGASFTAVTQLGTEAAVLIYFFKDIWRIVRTWCLGLVDRSVRSSLDYRMGWYVIVGTIPIGILGLLFKDQIRTAGRNLYLISFTLIFFALVLAFAEYFGRQTRTLENFRMRDGVAMGLGQAMALIPGVSRSGGTLTVGLFLNLTRETAARYSFLLAIPAVVISGVFSLPDVFEPSAPGTAAPSVAQMVVATLIAFAIGYAAIAWLLRYVAHHTLYLFVLYRVALGTLVLCLLLTGTISAT from the coding sequence GTGACCTGGGTCGAGGCCATCGTCCTGGGCGTCGTCCAGGGGCTGACGGAGTTCCTGCCGGTGTCGTCGTCCGGGCACCTGCGGATCACCTCGGCGATCTTCTTCGGCCGGGACGCGGGCGCGTCGTTCACCGCGGTCACCCAGCTCGGCACCGAGGCCGCCGTGCTGATCTACTTCTTCAAGGACATCTGGCGGATCGTCCGCACCTGGTGCCTGGGCCTGGTCGACCGCTCGGTGCGCTCCAGCCTCGACTACCGGATGGGCTGGTACGTCATCGTCGGCACCATCCCGATCGGGATCCTGGGGCTGCTGTTCAAGGACCAGATCCGCACCGCCGGCCGCAACCTCTACCTGATCTCGTTCACGTTGATCTTCTTCGCCCTGGTGCTGGCGTTCGCGGAGTACTTCGGCCGGCAGACCCGCACGCTGGAGAACTTCCGGATGCGCGACGGCGTGGCGATGGGCCTGGGCCAGGCCATGGCGCTCATCCCCGGCGTCTCCCGCTCGGGCGGCACGCTGACCGTGGGCCTGTTCCTCAACCTGACCCGGGAGACGGCGGCGCGCTACTCGTTCCTGCTGGCCATCCCGGCCGTGGTGATCTCCGGCGTGTTCAGCCTGCCGGACGTCTTCGAGCCGTCCGCGCCGGGCACCGCCGCGCCGAGCGTGGCGCAGATGGTGGTGGCCACGCTGATCGCGTTCGCCATCGGCTACGCGGCCATCGCCTGGCTGCTGCGCTACGTCGCGCACCACACGCTCTACCTGTTCGTGCTCTACCGGGTGGCGCTCGGCACGCTGGTGCTCTGCCTGCTGCTCACCGGCACGATCAGCGCCACCTGA
- a CDS encoding LLM class F420-dependent oxidoreductase: MRLGLNLGYQTAWSTPADHLAFAQEADRLGYSVVWAAEAYGSDSPSMLAWMAGQTQRIDLGSAVMQIPARTPAMTAMTAATIDTLSGGRFRLGLGVSGPQVSEGWHGVRFAKPLSRTREYVDIVKLAVARKEVAYEGEHHTLPLPDGPGKALRLSFHPPRAHIPIYLAAVGPKNLELAGEIADGWLAVFYAPEFAEEHLAAIRAGRATAGKELAGFDVVPSVPVVVGDDVATCAELVRWYAALYVGGMGSRKQNFYNQLATRMGYGDAAREVQELYLAKRQRDAAAAVPMEFIDRTSLLGPKERIAERMREYAASGVTTLSVSLFVADRDSGVATLRTVAEALELSGVGE, from the coding sequence GTGCGACTCGGGCTCAACCTCGGATACCAGACGGCATGGAGCACGCCCGCCGACCATCTGGCGTTCGCCCAGGAGGCGGACCGGCTCGGCTACTCGGTGGTGTGGGCCGCGGAGGCGTACGGCTCCGACTCGCCGAGCATGCTCGCCTGGATGGCCGGGCAGACGCAGCGGATCGACCTCGGCTCCGCCGTGATGCAGATCCCGGCGCGCACCCCGGCGATGACCGCGATGACCGCCGCGACCATCGACACGCTCTCCGGCGGCCGGTTCCGGCTCGGCCTCGGCGTCTCCGGCCCGCAGGTCTCCGAGGGCTGGCACGGCGTCCGGTTCGCCAAGCCGCTGTCGCGCACCCGGGAGTACGTCGACATCGTCAAGCTCGCGGTGGCCCGCAAGGAGGTCGCGTACGAGGGCGAGCACCACACGCTGCCGCTGCCGGACGGCCCGGGCAAGGCGCTGCGGCTCAGCTTCCACCCGCCGCGCGCGCACATCCCGATCTACCTGGCCGCCGTCGGCCCGAAGAACCTGGAGCTGGCCGGCGAGATCGCCGACGGCTGGCTGGCCGTCTTCTACGCCCCGGAGTTCGCCGAGGAGCACCTCGCCGCGATCCGGGCCGGGCGGGCCACCGCCGGCAAGGAGCTGGCCGGCTTCGACGTGGTCCCGTCGGTGCCGGTGGTGGTCGGCGACGACGTCGCCACCTGCGCCGAGCTGGTCCGCTGGTACGCCGCGCTCTACGTGGGCGGGATGGGCAGCCGGAAGCAGAACTTCTACAACCAGCTCGCCACCCGGATGGGCTACGGCGACGCGGCCCGCGAGGTGCAGGAGCTCTACCTGGCCAAGCGGCAGCGCGACGCGGCCGCCGCGGTGCCGATGGAGTTCATCGACCGCACCTCGCTGCTCGGCCCGAAGGAGCGCATCGCCGAGCGGATGCGGGAGTACGCCGCCTCGGGCGTGACCACCCTGTCGGTGTCGCTGTTCGTGGCGGACCGGGACAGCGGCGTGGCGACGCTGCGCACCGTGGCCGAGGCGCTGGAGCTCTCCGGAGTCGGCGAGTGA
- a CDS encoding aldo/keto reductase, which yields MQQRPLGRSGLAVSRLALGTMTWGRDTDADDAAAQLKSYLDAGGNLVDTADVYADGDAESVIGSLLGSLVDRDDLLIATKAGLRPGSGRRRDGSRGHLLRTLDASLRRLGTDHVDLWQVHGYDPDTPLEETLTALDHAVSSGKARYVGVSNFSGWQTARAAAWQAAWPGRAPVVAVQVEYSLLERGIEREVLPACGGMGLGVLPWSPLGRGVLTGKYRNGRPADSRAVSPHFERFVGTYLEPRCSSIVEAVAIAAGGLGVSPTEVALAWVRDRPGVTAPILGARTVGQLLGALQVERMTLPDEIVTALDDVSAVPVGYPERDG from the coding sequence ATGCAACAGCGACCGCTCGGCCGAAGCGGGCTGGCGGTTTCGCGGCTCGCGCTCGGCACCATGACCTGGGGACGGGACACCGACGCCGACGACGCGGCCGCCCAGCTGAAGAGCTACCTCGACGCGGGCGGCAACCTCGTCGACACCGCCGACGTGTACGCCGACGGCGACGCCGAGTCGGTGATCGGCTCGCTGCTGGGCAGCCTGGTCGACCGCGACGACCTGCTCATCGCCACCAAGGCCGGGCTGCGGCCGGGCAGCGGACGCCGCCGCGACGGGTCGCGCGGGCATCTGCTGCGCACGCTGGACGCGTCGCTGCGCCGGCTCGGCACCGACCACGTCGACCTGTGGCAGGTGCACGGCTACGACCCGGACACGCCGCTGGAGGAGACGCTCACCGCGCTCGACCACGCCGTGTCCAGCGGCAAGGCCCGCTACGTCGGGGTGTCGAACTTCTCCGGCTGGCAGACCGCCCGCGCCGCCGCCTGGCAGGCCGCCTGGCCGGGGCGCGCGCCGGTGGTCGCCGTCCAGGTGGAGTACTCGCTGCTGGAGCGTGGCATCGAGCGCGAGGTGCTGCCGGCCTGCGGCGGGATGGGGCTGGGGGTGCTGCCCTGGTCGCCGCTGGGCCGGGGGGTGCTCACCGGCAAGTACCGCAACGGCCGCCCGGCCGACTCGCGCGCGGTGTCGCCGCACTTCGAGCGTTTCGTCGGCACCTACCTGGAGCCGCGCTGCTCCAGCATCGTGGAGGCGGTGGCCATCGCCGCCGGCGGGCTCGGCGTGTCGCCGACGGAGGTGGCGCTGGCCTGGGTCCGGGACCGGCCCGGGGTGACCGCGCCGATCCTCGGCGCCCGCACGGTCGGGCAGTTGCTCGGCGCGCTCCAGGTGGAGCGGATGACCCTGCCGGACGAGATCGTCACCGCGCTGGACGACGTCTCCGCGGTGCCGGTCGGCTACCCGGAGCGCGACGGCTGA
- a CDS encoding DUF5703 family protein, producing MDYEYAPLRLPSNVDRLTAAAQLAIQAEFSGWELARVRLYRDGTRQVMLRRRVVSKPQPGLSY from the coding sequence ATGGACTACGAATACGCGCCGCTGCGGTTGCCCTCGAACGTCGATCGGTTGACCGCCGCGGCGCAGCTGGCGATCCAGGCGGAGTTCTCCGGCTGGGAGTTGGCCCGGGTGCGGCTCTACCGGGACGGCACGCGGCAGGTGATGCTGCGCCGTCGCGTGGTGAGCAAGCCGCAGCCGGGCCTGTCGTACTGA
- a CDS encoding M20/M25/M40 family metallo-hydrolase, translating to MTTSASPEPTDEVVDLCRDLLRIDTTNTGDNDTSAGERRAAEYVAEKLAEVGVDAEIHESAPGRANLVARIPGTEPGRDALLVHGHLDVVPADPDEWSVHPFSGEIRDGYLWGRGAIDMKDFDAMVLAVVRGWQRAGVRPRRDVVLAFTADEEAGSDYGAHFLAQHHRGLFDGCTEAIGEVGGFSYSVDESRRLYLIETAEKGIDWLRLHAKGRPGHGSMVHDDNAVTALAEAVARIGRHRFPVVMTDTVRAFLAEVADVLGIEIDPDDPETAIAKLGPIANIIGATVRNTANPTRLAAGYKDNVIPGRATATIDCRSLPGQSEELERQLRDLVGPDIAIEYVQRQPALETTFDGDLVDQMSAALRAEDPGAHPVPYMLSGGTDAKAFSQLGIRCFGFAPLRLPADLNFSGLFHGIDERVPLDGLQFGVRVLDRFLRNC from the coding sequence ATGACGACCTCCGCCTCACCCGAGCCCACCGACGAGGTCGTGGACCTCTGCCGGGACCTGCTGCGCATCGACACCACCAACACCGGGGACAACGACACCAGCGCGGGGGAGCGGCGCGCCGCGGAGTACGTCGCGGAGAAACTCGCCGAGGTCGGCGTCGACGCCGAGATCCACGAGTCGGCCCCCGGCCGGGCCAACCTGGTGGCCCGCATCCCCGGCACCGAGCCGGGCCGGGACGCGCTGCTCGTGCACGGCCACCTCGACGTGGTGCCCGCCGACCCGGACGAGTGGTCGGTGCACCCGTTCTCCGGCGAGATCCGCGACGGCTACCTGTGGGGCCGCGGGGCGATCGACATGAAGGACTTCGACGCCATGGTGCTCGCCGTGGTGCGCGGCTGGCAGCGCGCCGGCGTCCGGCCCCGCCGCGACGTGGTGCTCGCCTTCACCGCCGACGAGGAGGCCGGCAGCGACTACGGCGCGCACTTCCTCGCCCAGCACCACCGCGGGCTGTTCGACGGCTGCACCGAGGCGATCGGCGAGGTGGGCGGCTTCTCCTACTCCGTCGACGAGTCCCGCCGGCTCTACCTGATCGAGACCGCCGAGAAGGGCATCGACTGGCTGCGCCTGCACGCCAAGGGGCGGCCCGGCCACGGCTCGATGGTGCACGACGACAACGCGGTGACCGCGCTCGCCGAGGCGGTCGCCCGGATCGGCCGGCACCGGTTCCCGGTGGTGATGACCGACACCGTGCGGGCGTTCCTGGCCGAGGTCGCAGACGTGCTCGGCATCGAGATCGACCCGGACGACCCGGAGACCGCGATCGCCAAGCTCGGCCCGATCGCCAACATCATCGGCGCGACCGTCCGCAACACCGCCAACCCGACCCGGCTGGCCGCCGGCTACAAGGACAACGTCATCCCCGGCCGGGCCACCGCCACCATCGACTGCCGCAGCCTGCCCGGGCAGAGCGAGGAGCTGGAGCGGCAGCTACGCGACCTGGTCGGCCCGGACATCGCCATCGAGTACGTCCAGCGCCAGCCGGCCCTGGAGACCACCTTCGACGGCGACCTGGTGGACCAGATGTCGGCCGCGCTGCGCGCCGAGGACCCGGGGGCGCACCCGGTGCCGTACATGCTCTCCGGCGGCACCGACGCCAAGGCGTTCTCCCAGCTCGGCATCCGCTGCTTCGGCTTCGCGCCGCTGCGGCTGCCGGCCGACCTCAATTTCTCCGGCCTGTTCCACGGCATCGACGAGCGCGTCCCGCTGGACGGACTACAGTTCGGCGTGCGGGTTCTCGACCGCTTCCTCCGCAACTGCTGA
- a CDS encoding hemerythrin domain-containing protein codes for MTVPLPPLPPAADDAYRPGGRSLADLVDAEHRTLLELADRVTEPGLDPAGRRRVLDVLTAAVSRHLSAEEQYLFPAARAAVPESAELVAREIEADAALLTALKQLSGPDDAVVADVAERVRRHVSRVAALVTPLREVASDAELIRLGNRWEIAEEAAPTRPHPGTPATPPWNKIVEPAVGVLDKVRDAVTGRRTRLADLEHRRDA; via the coding sequence ATGACCGTCCCCCTGCCGCCGCTCCCGCCCGCCGCCGACGACGCGTACCGGCCGGGTGGGCGGAGCCTCGCCGACCTCGTGGACGCCGAGCACCGCACCCTGCTGGAGCTGGCCGACCGGGTGACCGAGCCGGGGCTGGACCCGGCCGGCCGACGCCGGGTGCTCGACGTGCTGACCGCGGCGGTGTCGCGGCACCTCTCCGCCGAGGAGCAGTATCTCTTCCCGGCCGCCCGCGCCGCGGTGCCGGAGAGCGCCGAGCTGGTCGCCCGGGAGATCGAGGCGGACGCCGCGCTGCTGACCGCGTTGAAGCAGCTCTCCGGCCCGGACGACGCGGTGGTCGCCGACGTGGCCGAGCGGGTCCGCCGGCACGTCAGCCGGGTCGCCGCGCTGGTCACGCCGCTGCGCGAGGTGGCCAGCGACGCCGAGCTGATCCGGCTGGGCAACCGGTGGGAGATCGCGGAGGAGGCGGCGCCGACCCGGCCGCACCCGGGCACCCCGGCCACCCCGCCCTGGAACAAGATCGTCGAGCCGGCGGTGGGGGTGCTGGACAAGGTGCGTGACGCGGTCACCGGCCGGCGCACCCGGTTGGCCGACCTGGAGCACCGCCGGGACGCCTGA